The sequence below is a genomic window from Lolium perenne isolate Kyuss_39 chromosome 4, Kyuss_2.0, whole genome shotgun sequence.
cgcttcgcgcacccgaccaaaagcaacttcgactctacatcaagcacaagattcaacagatgatcaagacattcggcaATGACAACTTTAGTctctgcccgaagcttcacttcggccagacactcgggggctactgacgtgggcataacccttcgggtactcgacattgccatacccggtgcaaactatgaagctggaccagcacaaggactcgacaagcaggacctgcacgcgcctcaacttggactacaaggaaagaagactccaatacgaatcctactgggactcttgtaaaccctagcttggctgatatataaagccaggcaggggcaccccttagggacacataatcagaaacataattttagaggcaacacgcctagacaccgcaacccgcggattagaactagactagatctaacaactccgcctatggcggccccctgtatacatatattcatatagtggattgctagcaggacgtagcgaccctccaccgcgggggcgtgaacctgggtacgtcgtgtaccgcctcgctcccggaacttccgtcgtcgcctttctctaaaacccaagcccctcatggtgggcattgccgaggaaccgcctcgtcagagGGTTTGCTCTCCGACCTTGCTCCGCATGGCCTCCGGTAGCGCACCTCCATGTACGCCGACGACATAGTCATCTTCCAAAAACCCACGCGGCTTGACCTTGACACCTGCGCGGCGGTGGTTTGAGAACTTCGGGGAAGCCTTTGGCCTCCACACTAACCGAGCTAAGAGCTCGGTTCACCCCATCCGATGTAGCCCGGACCAAGTGGAGCTGGAGTGCTCTATTCTTCGTTGTGCCGTGGCGGACTAGCCTTGCAAGTACCTTGGCTTGCGGGTTAGGTCTGCGCAAACCTTCGGCAGCCCAGCTTCAGTTGGTGGTGGCGAGCGTGGCCAAGCGGTTGCCCCAGTGGGGTGCCTGGCTGCTGAACCGCGGTGGGAGGACCACCCTCGTGCAGACCACGCTCAGCACTTTGACTATCCATGCCATGATGTCCCTAGACTTCCCCCCTAAGACCCTGCAAGCTCTCGCTAAGCTTTGTCGCGGTTTCATGTGGAAGGGGAGGGCGGACGTCAGTGGTGGGCACTGTCTAGTGGCTTGGGATAAGGTGACCTCTCCAAAGAGGTGTGGCGGTTTAGGCATCCCTAACCTTCGTCTCCTCAATGTGGCGCTGCGGTGTCGGTGGGCTTGGCTACAGCGAACGGACTCGATGAAGGCATGGGCGGAGCTTGACTTGAAGGTACCCCTTCTGGCTCGGGCCCTGGTCGATTCTGCCATGGCTGTCTCTTTGGGCAACGGGGAGAGCGCCCTGTTCTGGAAGGACCGCTGGATTGATGTTGCGCGGGTGGCGTACCTTGCGCTAACTTGGCGGCCTTGGTTAGCAAGCGTCACGCCAACTCCCGCTCCGTCAAGGATTGGCTCGGTGGAGAGTGGTTGCGGGACTGCGGCCCTAACTTGGGAATGGCCGCGGTTCCGGAGTTTTTCCTCTTGTGGAATGCCATCTCCAACATCCTGCTTTCGCCTGATCAGGAGGACGCCTTTCGTTGGCGGTGGACGACTGATGGCGTCTACTCCGCCAAATCATCCTACGACGCCTTCTTCGCCGGGACCACTGTGGCGCCGGTAGCTTCCCAGATTTGGCGGTCCCGGGCCCCCTACAGTTGCAAGTTCTTTGCTTGGCTTGCTTCCCGGAACAGGTGCTGGGCGGTAGATAGACTGCAGCGTTGTGGTCTTCCCCACCCTGCAGCCTGCCCCTTGTGCGACCAGGAGCCGGAGTCCATCCAGCACCTTCTGCTAGGTTGCGTGGTCGCTCCCGAGGTCTGGGCCTGGGCCTTAGCCCGGTGGGGGAAGATGGAGTGGCTTCCTTCCGTTGACACCGACCTCCTGCAGTGGTGGTCCTCGTTGACCTGCCCTCCGGGCTCTAGGCGGGACCTCTGGACGGCGGTTATCCTTGTCTTCTGGTGTATTTGGAGGCACCAGAACGATGTGGTGTTCAACGGCGCGACGCCGGAGGCTTGAGCGATTAGGGGTAGGATAAAGGAAGAGTCCCAAAGTTGGCGTCTAGCTAGGTTGTTTCGCTTCGAGTCTTTTGATTGTCCCGACCCCTTTCCTTTCTCGTGGAAGGACGGAGATTAGGCTTTTCTCTGGGAGTTGTCACCCTTGTTGACAGCATGTACGATGTGGTGTGAGCCTTCTGGCTTTTCTTCTATGTGATCAATACACCTCCCAgggtgtattctcgaaaaaaGAATACTTCTGGCACAGCGACAAACATTGAAGGGAAACGCTTGTAATCACCCGGGGGAAAAGCGATTTGATCGTCCGCCTCGCTGGCACGCGGAGCGACCGGGTGAGACAGCGCAAAGCGGTGATTGGGCCCCACCACGAGCATCGTTATCCTTCCCCCGAGCGATCTCCTCCACATGTTCGTCTCCACCTCCTTTTCTCCCCCGGCCGTACATCCTTCGTCTCCACCGCTCTGCTCCCCGCTCGGTCCTGTCCACCTTCCCCCAAATCTCTCTCTCCGCTTCTCTCCGGCGAGCGTTGGGTGCGCTATTTTTCTCTTCTCTATCCGGCGAAGCAGCCACAAAGGGGGCAGTCGGCGCCGGCTGACGCGGCCAACTGGTAGCGCCAGCCTCGGGCGGTGGATGCGAGAGAAGTATCCGGCCGAACGGCAGCGCGAGCCTCAGGCTGGGGAGCGGTCGGCCGTGCCGGCGACCATGTAATTTTTTCGCCCCGCCGGTAGTGCTACAAGCAGTACCAGAGTCTGCTACAAGCATGGTCGGCGTCTGCTACAAGCGACGGTAGCGTATGCTTACGTTCGGCCGGCGGCGCTGCTACTAGCGACGACAACGGTGGCTACGTCCGTCCGGCGGTGCTGCTACACAAGGCAGGCGGCGCTGCTACTAGCGATGGTGGCTTCTGCTACCAAAGGCTGGCGGTGCTGCTACTAGTGAAGGTGGCGTCTGCTACATCCGGCCGGCGGCGCTGCTACAAGCGGCAGCGCCTGCTACCAAAGGCTGACGGCGCTGCTACTAGCGACAACGGCGTCCGCTACGTCTGGACGGCGCTGCTACAAGCGGCGGCAGCAGCTACAACGGTCTCCGTCTGCTACAAGGGGGTGTCTATGTCTGCTACGTGTGGCGCCAGCGTTTGCTACAATAGGCAGCGGAGGATGCTACAAGGGCTCCGGCGGCGCTAAAGCGGCGGAGCGAATGCCGGCGACGGTTGCTTCAATCGGCGACGGCGGTTACTTGGAACGCCGGCGGTGGTTGCTGCGAACCGGACGCAGCCGTGCTGCAAGGAGACCCGCAAACCCCAAGGCGCCGGTGTGATGCTACATGCGAGAGGCGGCGGGGCTGCCGGTGCCGGCGGCGGGGCTGCAAGCCGGACTCAACTCCGCGGGCGTTGCTGCAGGGTGCGTGAGTGTCAGGAGGAAAGGGGAATTTGTGTTTGATGGCTTGTTTTCTTATTCTTTGCGTGCGGGAGTGACCCGAATCATACGGCCAGTAACTCAATATCACGCGCATCGTACGGCTGAGGACCCGGGGGATCGGGGATTTGATCCCCCAGGGGACGCTCAGCGCGCCCCAACATTGAAACGGGCGAATCAAAGAGCAACAGCTGGCAGGTGCACTGGAGCTCGTGTGCACAAAATCCCTCTCCGTAAACTTTGCTTTTCTTGGCTTTCTCTTATAATATATTTCACATGCACTTCTCCTGCATGGTTCGGAAAAAAAAGATCGAAGATTAGAAGGAAATGGAGATTAAGTAAGTTAAGTAGAGAGAACCTGATTAGATAGGTAGGTGCAGCTCAGCagctgcaagaagaagaagataaatacaTGGGGCATACTTGCTTGCACTGCCTCTTGAGTTTGAGGTTGTCGTCGACGAGCCGGCGGACCTCCTTCTCGAGCTCCTGCACGTAGGCCTTCTTCCTGGCCCTGGACCGCAGGGCCGACTCCCTGTTGTTCATCATCCAGACACGGGCGGTGGCGTCATGGTCACTGCTGCTGACGACCTGACCCTCCTCCCCGTCGGTGCCGATGctgagggagagagagggcaggTCGAGGTGGTGGTGAGGATGTGGAGGTGGACGAGGGGCGTGGTTGGTGCTGGAGATGGAGAAGAGGGAGCTGAAGCCGCTCAGGCTCAGCTGCGAGCTGCCCGGGGCTTCATCCTTCGACATGCTTGCTTGTCGATCGGTGCCTCGCCGATGCCTTTCTTCTGTGTGG
It includes:
- the LOC127349109 gene encoding uncharacterized protein — encoded protein: MSKDEAPGSSQLSLSGFSSLFSISSTNHAPRPPPHPHHHLDLPSLSLSIGTDGEEGQVVSSSDHDATARVWMMNNRESALRSRARKKAYVQELEKEVRRLVDDNLKLKRQCKQSKLLLVGCAKRSRWE